In Paraburkholderia flagellata, a genomic segment contains:
- a CDS encoding EAL domain-containing protein, translating into MSSRFTALTTFCLVAFAVLATLTAAVYASDAVDERQKRDQVDVFSSRALMRADLVTSEAESALHQLLPYGSDPCTSDHLQRLRQVEEQFRYIREVAWTDGVRLHCTSQRGAVDTALPPPEWTYADGFTAWHSEVGKPGNERRMLNVRLGNHVVVIDPRFYLDIVPLDDTIQLVVLETQRGGVISSWENADYAIARAALKRTNNSPYFEGRYYVVERSSRFPIAVVAYEPEDRMRRDLPAQLRTLLPPALVLSAFGTWLVTRWRRKLRTPRNAILQGIRRRQFVAWLQPLVSLESGRCVGAEALVRWKLEDGTIVAPDTFIPMAESLGLVEPITDQVVRSVFEGVGAVLARRRDLHVSLNLAGPDLAGTRVLEVLKTSLEKYAVRPEQIWFEAIERTLIDTAGSAPVLEAFRAAGHRIFIDDFGTGYSSLSYLQELPVDGIKIDRSFIRSFASGEETNKIVPHVIDMARSLDLLMVAEGVETEVQAQYLRERGVQYAQGWLYAKAMPADEFLRYLEREAVRTRNA; encoded by the coding sequence ATGAGCAGCCGATTCACCGCCCTGACGACGTTTTGTCTCGTGGCGTTCGCCGTCCTGGCAACGCTCACGGCTGCGGTGTACGCTTCGGACGCCGTCGATGAACGCCAAAAGCGCGACCAGGTCGATGTCTTTTCGAGCCGCGCGCTGATGCGCGCCGACCTCGTGACGTCCGAAGCCGAATCCGCACTGCACCAGCTCTTGCCCTACGGCAGCGACCCTTGCACGAGCGACCACCTGCAGCGGCTGCGCCAGGTCGAGGAACAGTTTCGATACATTCGCGAAGTCGCCTGGACCGATGGCGTGCGGCTGCACTGCACTTCGCAACGCGGCGCCGTCGATACCGCATTACCACCACCTGAATGGACCTATGCCGACGGCTTTACCGCCTGGCATAGCGAAGTCGGCAAGCCCGGCAACGAGCGCCGCATGCTCAACGTGCGCCTGGGCAACCACGTCGTGGTGATTGACCCGCGCTTCTACCTCGACATCGTGCCGCTCGACGACACCATCCAGCTGGTGGTGCTCGAAACGCAGCGCGGCGGCGTCATTTCAAGCTGGGAAAACGCCGACTATGCCATCGCACGCGCAGCGCTCAAGCGCACCAATAACAGCCCGTATTTCGAGGGACGCTATTACGTCGTCGAGCGCTCGAGCCGCTTTCCCATCGCGGTGGTCGCGTACGAACCCGAGGACCGCATGCGCCGCGACCTGCCCGCGCAACTCCGAACGCTGTTGCCCCCCGCGCTCGTCCTGAGCGCATTTGGCACGTGGCTCGTCACGCGCTGGCGCCGCAAGCTGCGCACGCCGCGCAACGCGATACTGCAGGGCATCCGGCGGCGCCAGTTCGTCGCATGGCTGCAGCCGCTCGTCTCGCTGGAAAGCGGACGCTGCGTCGGCGCCGAAGCGCTCGTGCGCTGGAAGCTCGAAGACGGCACCATCGTCGCGCCGGACACGTTTATTCCCATGGCGGAATCGCTCGGTCTCGTCGAACCGATCACCGACCAGGTCGTGCGCTCCGTGTTCGAGGGCGTGGGCGCCGTGCTGGCCCGGCGCCGCGATTTGCACGTCTCGCTCAACCTTGCCGGCCCGGATCTCGCCGGCACACGCGTGCTCGAAGTGCTCAAGACCAGTCTCGAGAAATATGCGGTACGCCCCGAGCAGATCTGGTTCGAAGCGATCGAGCGCACGCTCATCGACACGGCCGGCTCCGCGCCCGTTCTCGAGGCGTTTCGCGCGGCCGGCCACCGCATCTTCATCGACGATTTCGGCACGGGATATTCGAGTCTCTCGTATCTGCAGGAACTGCCGGTGGATGGCATCAAGATCGACCGCTCGTTCATCCGCTCATTCGCGAGCGGCGAGGAAACGAACAAGATCGTGCCGCACGTGATCGACATGGCGCGCAGCCTCGACCTGCTGATGGTCGCCGAGGGTGTGGAAACCGAGGTGCAAGCGCAGTATCTGCGCGAGCGCGGCGTGCAGTACGCGCAGGGCTGGCTCTATGCGAAGGCCATGCCCGCCGACGAGTTCCTGCGCTATCTGGAGCGAGAAGCAGTGCGCACGCGCAACGCGTGA
- a CDS encoding diguanylate cyclase, translating into MKRPHLVVTVCFLAAMALVSGVGLRQLYQMTRNDLHSRQRDLEVRAVGVDALISAERRRLLFLRDYAEHVLVSPSQQRAGLQDPVVQAALRDSDKLAWEAPGAMDGPLVFGTNAQGLAGIEGFHRDAATLPADIVLARSISPLVAISQQADAVQSAVAYISANGLYVLSPERPDAPALDLLRRFSTMPYYRLHLFGQNPGHDIVWTPIYTETKKSEAISTLSAPVYANGRFRGAVVMDVAPSRLLSLQLASANLAEDEEPAEFGLLNKNGDLVYFVDGKITVQRPASFDPYLLDMARAQAATWMQRGQGYAQRGGRYLLFQHVGDSHWILLTNTDDSELTLAAARRVFSSPLIVAWLAIAVLLVGTLFIVKNIFGQYVEASSRLETLARSDPLTGLANRRRFLEVFNETLERAAREGGGDAAAPAVAMLMLDIDYFKRVNDRFGHAAGDRVLVIFADILRKNLRSAEMPARVGGEEFAALLPGADLATAAGVAERIRRAVEAHAADPAHAASAPGEAATQDADAIAFTVSIGVAASPADCPAHYEALMSVADRRLYAAKEGGRNRVVAEDSRSIDPARA; encoded by the coding sequence ATGAAACGCCCGCACCTCGTGGTGACGGTGTGCTTTCTCGCCGCCATGGCGCTGGTGAGCGGCGTGGGCCTGCGCCAGCTCTACCAGATGACGCGCAACGACCTGCATAGCCGCCAGCGCGACCTGGAGGTGCGGGCCGTGGGCGTGGACGCGCTGATCTCGGCCGAGCGCCGGCGCCTGCTGTTCCTGCGCGACTACGCGGAACACGTGCTCGTCTCGCCGAGCCAGCAGCGCGCCGGCCTGCAGGATCCAGTGGTGCAGGCCGCGCTGCGCGACAGCGACAAGCTGGCATGGGAAGCCCCCGGCGCGATGGACGGACCGCTCGTTTTCGGCACCAACGCGCAAGGGCTCGCGGGAATCGAAGGCTTTCACCGCGACGCCGCCACGCTGCCGGCCGACATCGTGCTCGCGCGCTCGATCAGCCCGCTCGTCGCGATCAGTCAGCAAGCCGATGCGGTGCAAAGCGCGGTCGCCTACATCTCAGCCAACGGCCTGTATGTGCTCTCGCCCGAGCGCCCGGACGCGCCCGCGCTCGACCTGTTGCGGCGCTTCAGCACCATGCCCTACTACCGCCTTCACCTCTTCGGCCAGAATCCCGGACACGACATCGTCTGGACTCCGATTTATACGGAGACGAAAAAAAGCGAAGCGATTTCCACGCTCAGCGCGCCCGTCTACGCGAACGGACGCTTTCGCGGCGCCGTGGTGATGGACGTCGCGCCCTCGCGCCTGCTCTCGCTCCAGCTAGCCTCCGCCAACCTGGCCGAGGACGAGGAGCCTGCCGAGTTCGGTCTCCTGAACAAGAACGGCGACCTCGTCTATTTCGTCGATGGCAAGATCACGGTGCAGCGGCCCGCGAGTTTCGATCCGTATCTGCTCGACATGGCGCGCGCACAGGCGGCGACATGGATGCAGCGCGGTCAGGGCTACGCCCAGCGAGGCGGCCGCTACCTGCTCTTCCAGCACGTGGGGGATTCGCACTGGATCCTGCTCACGAACACGGACGATTCGGAGCTCACGCTCGCCGCGGCGCGCCGTGTGTTCAGCAGCCCGCTGATCGTCGCCTGGCTGGCGATCGCTGTGCTGCTCGTCGGCACGCTCTTCATCGTCAAGAACATATTCGGCCAATATGTCGAGGCGAGTTCGCGGCTCGAAACGCTCGCGCGCAGCGATCCGCTCACCGGACTCGCGAACCGGCGGCGCTTCCTGGAGGTCTTCAATGAGACGCTGGAGCGCGCCGCCCGCGAAGGCGGTGGCGACGCGGCCGCACCCGCCGTGGCCATGCTGATGCTCGATATCGACTACTTCAAACGCGTGAACGACCGCTTCGGCCACGCGGCTGGCGACCGCGTGCTGGTGATATTCGCAGACATCCTGCGCAAGAACCTGCGCAGCGCGGAAATGCCCGCGCGCGTGGGCGGCGAGGAGTTCGCGGCGCTGCTGCCGGGCGCCGATCTCGCCACGGCGGCGGGCGTAGCCGAACGCATCCGCCGCGCGGTCGAAGCGCACGCGGCGGACCCCGCGCACGCCGCCAGCGCGCCGGGCGAAGCCGCGACCCAGGATGCAGATGCGATTGCGTTCACCGTATCGATTGGCGTGGCGGCCAGTCCCGCCGATTGTCCCGCGCACTACGAAGCGCTCATGTCGGTCGCCGACCGTCGGCTCTACGCCGCGAAGGAAGGCGGCCGCAATCGCGTCGTTGCAGAGGATTCCCGATCGATCGATCCGGCGCGTGCTTGA
- a CDS encoding HD domain-containing protein → MTPTLADVAIPDSKLAREITELVRDTESPLLFHHSSRVYYFGALAGRRLGLKFDRELLYAGAMFHDMGLTHAHSSDHERFEVDGANAARDFLRGHGIAQQDIDLVWTAIALHTTPGIPEHMHPVIALVTAGVEMDVLGIAYDRFSDTEREAVVHAHPRSEHFKEDIIQTFYDGIKHKPATTFGNVKADVLADKDPHFHAGNFCSVIRHSAWRG, encoded by the coding sequence ATGACCCCGACCCTCGCCGATGTCGCGATCCCCGACAGCAAACTCGCCCGTGAAATTACCGAACTCGTGCGCGATACCGAATCGCCGCTGCTTTTCCATCATTCAAGCCGCGTCTACTACTTTGGCGCGCTGGCCGGGCGCCGGCTCGGCCTGAAGTTCGACCGCGAACTGCTCTACGCAGGCGCGATGTTTCATGACATGGGCCTCACGCACGCGCACAGCAGCGATCACGAGCGCTTCGAAGTGGACGGCGCGAACGCCGCGCGCGATTTCCTGCGCGGCCACGGCATCGCGCAGCAGGACATCGACCTCGTCTGGACCGCCATCGCGCTGCATACGACGCCGGGCATCCCCGAGCACATGCATCCGGTGATCGCGCTCGTCACGGCGGGCGTCGAAATGGACGTGCTCGGCATTGCCTACGACCGCTTCAGCGACACCGAGCGCGAGGCCGTGGTTCACGCGCACCCGCGCAGCGAGCACTTCAAGGAAGACATCATTCAGACCTTCTATGACGGCATCAAGCACAAGCCCGCCACCACCTTCGGCAACGTGAAGGCCGACGTGCTCGCAGACAAGGACCCGCATTTCCACGCCGGCAACTTCTGCAGCGTGATCCGGCATTCCGCCTGGCGCGGTTGA
- a CDS encoding sensor histidine kinase, producing the protein MYSILPAFVSALFLGFGVYVLLTEGFTRLSVPFALMCATTFFWQGTWAFLFQTSDPDLSAVLVKAGYFFILFLPTTFYHFVTEVSARRGERPLLIASYLLSVLLAALLLLSDAVVDGYGTFFFGKYPKAGMLHPVHVAQTVLLACRSAWLLYAARRQTQAHDRRKLLDLCFVSLGLYALAATDYAVNYGLAFYPVGAVFIAISLGILAVTIVRYGLMRPYLIAATVAHEVATPLAAIGMHAEEIGNVLPELMRGYQLAVQHQLCVDGLYPGQSERISSLATSIRRQVDSTSTVVEMSLASFTLDRLDRRSFETYPVRSCVNAALERFPFRTGERDMVEVAPIDAQLSFSGSDSLVVFVLFNLLKNALFAIHAEIAERSDKVSDYVGRVEISATSEAGFCVLRFTDNGCGIPADILPRVFDPFYSTKAHGRGAGMGLTFCRRVAEALGGTIACESEPHVHTTFTIRLPEPGTSADRALHDAPAKPRRFPAGQDFAG; encoded by the coding sequence ATGTATTCGATCCTGCCAGCGTTCGTGTCCGCATTATTTCTCGGATTCGGCGTCTACGTGCTCCTGACCGAGGGCTTCACGCGCCTCTCGGTGCCGTTCGCGTTGATGTGCGCGACGACGTTCTTCTGGCAGGGCACCTGGGCGTTTCTGTTCCAGACGTCCGACCCCGATCTGTCCGCTGTGCTCGTCAAGGCCGGATACTTCTTCATCCTCTTTCTGCCCACCACGTTCTATCACTTCGTGACCGAGGTGAGCGCGCGGCGCGGCGAACGCCCGCTCCTCATTGCGTCCTACCTGCTCAGCGTGCTGCTCGCGGCGCTGCTGCTGTTGAGCGATGCCGTCGTGGACGGCTACGGCACGTTCTTCTTCGGCAAGTATCCGAAGGCGGGCATGCTGCATCCGGTGCATGTGGCGCAGACAGTGTTGCTCGCGTGCCGCAGCGCGTGGCTACTGTACGCCGCGCGCCGCCAGACACAGGCGCACGATCGCCGGAAGTTGCTCGACCTGTGCTTCGTGAGCCTCGGCCTCTACGCGCTCGCCGCCACCGATTACGCCGTGAATTACGGGCTCGCGTTCTATCCCGTGGGCGCGGTGTTCATCGCGATCAGCCTTGGCATTCTCGCGGTCACGATCGTGCGTTACGGCCTCATGCGCCCGTATCTCATCGCGGCCACGGTGGCGCACGAGGTCGCCACGCCACTTGCGGCCATCGGCATGCATGCCGAGGAAATCGGCAACGTGCTGCCCGAACTCATGCGCGGCTACCAGTTGGCCGTGCAGCATCAGCTATGCGTGGACGGACTCTATCCGGGGCAGTCGGAGCGCATTTCGTCGCTTGCCACGTCGATACGCCGCCAGGTGGACAGCACGAGCACGGTGGTCGAAATGTCGCTGGCATCGTTTACGCTCGACCGGCTCGATCGGCGCAGCTTCGAGACCTACCCGGTGCGCTCCTGTGTGAATGCCGCGCTCGAGCGCTTTCCGTTTCGCACCGGCGAGCGCGACATGGTGGAGGTGGCGCCTATCGACGCGCAATTGAGTTTCTCGGGCTCGGATTCGCTCGTCGTATTCGTGCTCTTCAATCTGCTCAAGAACGCGCTCTTCGCGATTCACGCGGAAATCGCCGAAAGAAGCGACAAGGTGAGCGATTACGTGGGCCGCGTGGAGATCAGCGCGACGAGTGAAGCGGGCTTTTGCGTGCTGCGCTTTACCGACAACGGCTGCGGCATTCCCGCCGATATCCTGCCGCGCGTGTTCGATCCGTTTTATTCGACCAAGGCGCACGGGCGAGGCGCCGGCATGGGCCTCACGTTCTGCCGCCGCGTGGCCGAAGCGCTGGGCGGCACGATAGCGTGCGAGTCCGAGCCGCACGTCCACACCACCTTCACGATCCGCCTGCCCGAGCCCGGCACGAGTGCCGACCGCGCGCTGCATGACGCGCCGGCGAAACCCCGCCGCTTTCCGGCGGGGCAGGATTTCGCGGGCTAG
- a CDS encoding acyl-CoA thioesterase, whose protein sequence is MYARESIPAVLSRGTAGFSDEIMEATPTKTFHHVIDIYLKDSNAFMNTYFARYFEWQGICRERWFHECIHNNLLASGGVFVTKRAHQEYVQETFPFQRVDCYLNTFQVRQCSAYLVFRFCVDGRPVSLGYQQILFAGTDKRIRRFPPGIIERVKEYELVLPSGSN, encoded by the coding sequence ATGTACGCACGCGAATCCATTCCCGCCGTCCTTTCCCGTGGCACCGCCGGATTCTCCGACGAAATCATGGAAGCTACGCCGACCAAAACGTTCCATCACGTCATCGATATTTACCTGAAGGACTCTAACGCGTTCATGAACACGTATTTCGCCCGCTATTTCGAATGGCAGGGCATTTGCCGTGAACGCTGGTTTCACGAGTGCATTCACAACAATCTGCTCGCTTCGGGCGGCGTGTTCGTCACCAAGCGCGCTCACCAGGAATACGTGCAGGAAACCTTTCCGTTCCAGCGCGTGGATTGCTACCTCAACACCTTCCAGGTGCGTCAGTGCTCCGCGTATCTCGTGTTCCGCTTTTGCGTGGATGGCCGACCCGTTTCGCTCGGCTATCAGCAGATTCTCTTCGCCGGCACGGACAAGCGCATTCGCCGCTTTCCGCCCGGCATCATCGAGCGCGTAAAGGAATACGAGCTGGTCCTGCCGTCGGGTTCGAACTAA
- a CDS encoding response regulator, with translation MSSIVRQPVFHPVSVVFLDDSPDFLYALRGLFPGAGTDRYFTSAAQALAFVASHEARQRARNPASGAAWSEFEKRGGNALGEDVMADAARFGDIAALVVDYEMPEMTGVEFLAAAKDLACTRILLTATADESHAVEAFNAGLIDFYVKKSDPAMTRKLRGAIDDAKRKFCARRGHIGVHGVGAIYANRRIADVLHEVALRERIVEYYWRPEQNAVLTFDAVGNAGVFLAWDSHDWAAQCDVVADEGGPEALREEMAARRIMPVYWPNEAYRPGMSRVEFATPQPVPGLDDTHTSWTRIDDPGLAPGLITFAAWRAEQGAPGEGDRLA, from the coding sequence ATGAGTTCCATCGTCAGACAGCCGGTTTTTCATCCCGTCTCTGTCGTTTTCCTCGACGACAGCCCCGACTTTCTCTACGCGTTGCGCGGCCTCTTTCCGGGCGCGGGCACGGACCGCTACTTCACGAGCGCGGCGCAAGCGCTGGCTTTCGTGGCCTCGCACGAAGCGCGGCAGCGTGCTCGCAATCCCGCGTCGGGAGCCGCATGGTCGGAGTTCGAGAAGAGGGGAGGCAACGCACTCGGCGAGGACGTGATGGCCGACGCGGCGCGCTTTGGGGATATCGCCGCGCTCGTCGTGGACTACGAAATGCCGGAGATGACCGGCGTTGAGTTTCTCGCCGCCGCGAAGGACCTGGCGTGCACGCGCATCCTGCTCACGGCCACGGCCGACGAATCGCATGCGGTGGAGGCGTTCAACGCGGGGCTGATCGACTTCTACGTGAAGAAGTCCGATCCCGCCATGACCCGCAAGCTGCGCGGCGCGATCGACGATGCCAAGCGCAAGTTCTGCGCACGGCGCGGCCATATCGGCGTGCATGGCGTGGGCGCGATCTACGCGAACCGGCGTATTGCCGACGTGCTGCACGAAGTCGCGCTGCGCGAGCGTATTGTCGAGTACTACTGGCGGCCCGAGCAGAATGCCGTGCTGACGTTCGACGCCGTTGGCAACGCCGGTGTGTTTCTCGCGTGGGATAGCCACGACTGGGCAGCGCAATGCGATGTCGTGGCGGACGAAGGCGGCCCCGAAGCCTTGCGCGAGGAAATGGCGGCGCGCCGCATCATGCCCGTCTACTGGCCGAACGAGGCGTATCGGCCCGGCATGTCGCGCGTGGAGTTTGCCACGCCGCAGCCGGTGCCGGGACTCGACGATACGCATACGAGTTGGACGCGTATCGACGATCCGGGTCTTGCGCCCGGGTTGATTACATTTGCCGCGTGGCGGGCGGAACAAGGCGCGCCGGGTGAGGGCGATCGCCTTGCTTGA
- a CDS encoding methyl-accepting chemotaxis protein, which yields MKRITLNQKAWSIVGLLWISLVVMVVANALMTRSGMVTDRKNLVEQETQTALGVVSYYQKEAAAGHMSDDDAKRLAIATLRGTRYGDDQSGYFGIYDSNAMALLVPPKPELEGKNQANMTDPRGTHVALEIVKSSSTGGDGYSSYWWPKPGKSEPVEKITYSAFVPGWDWHVFTGIYTDDIDDAFRSALISNLVLVTVIGAAVTLGLMWLIRTIRRSLGGEPQYASEICQRIAEGDLTAHVNLAPGDQHSLLHSMQQMQRQLVDTVQRIQTSAESITTGAKEIAAGNLDLSSRTEEQAASLEETAASIEELTTTVKHNTDNARQGNTLAVNASEVAARGGEVVRRVVETMNEISTSSQRVEQIIGVIDGIAFQTNILALNAAVEAARAGDQGRGFAVVAGEVRSLAQRSATAAKEIKDLIGQSVAQVSEGTRLVDEAGKTIDEVVISARRVADLMGEIAAASEEQHTGIEQVNRAVAQMDEVTQQNAALVEEASAAAQSMAAQSNGLRDVVTVFRVDARAASAAAPAVAAPAQSARAVRPAATLKRPAPARAKPVETTPARKAAKAAPVATASPVTTASNEAADWETF from the coding sequence GTGAAGCGAATAACGTTGAATCAGAAAGCCTGGAGCATCGTCGGGCTGCTGTGGATCTCGCTCGTCGTGATGGTGGTGGCCAACGCCCTCATGACGCGCTCGGGCATGGTGACGGACCGCAAGAACCTGGTGGAACAGGAGACGCAAACCGCGTTGGGCGTGGTCTCGTACTACCAGAAGGAAGCGGCCGCCGGCCACATGAGCGACGACGACGCGAAGCGCCTCGCCATCGCCACGCTGCGCGGCACGCGCTACGGCGATGACCAGAGCGGCTACTTCGGCATTTACGACAGCAACGCCATGGCGCTGCTCGTGCCGCCCAAGCCTGAACTGGAAGGCAAGAACCAGGCGAACATGACGGACCCGCGCGGCACGCATGTCGCGCTCGAGATCGTCAAAAGCTCGTCCACGGGCGGCGACGGCTACAGCAGCTACTGGTGGCCGAAGCCCGGCAAGAGCGAGCCCGTCGAAAAGATCACGTATTCCGCCTTCGTGCCGGGCTGGGACTGGCACGTCTTCACCGGCATCTACACCGACGATATCGACGACGCCTTCCGCAGCGCGCTGATCAGCAATCTCGTGCTCGTGACGGTGATCGGCGCGGCCGTGACGCTCGGCCTCATGTGGCTCATCCGCACGATCCGCCGCAGTCTTGGCGGCGAGCCGCAATATGCGTCGGAGATCTGCCAGCGCATTGCCGAAGGCGATCTCACCGCGCACGTGAATCTCGCGCCCGGCGACCAGCACAGCCTGCTCCACTCGATGCAACAGATGCAGCGCCAGTTGGTCGATACCGTGCAGCGTATTCAGACTTCCGCCGAATCGATCACGACGGGCGCAAAGGAAATCGCGGCGGGCAACCTGGACCTTTCCTCACGCACCGAGGAACAAGCCGCTTCGCTCGAGGAGACGGCCGCCAGCATCGAAGAACTCACGACCACGGTCAAGCACAACACCGACAACGCGCGCCAGGGCAATACGCTCGCTGTGAACGCTTCGGAAGTCGCCGCGCGCGGCGGCGAAGTCGTGCGCCGCGTGGTCGAAACGATGAACGAGATTTCGACCAGTTCGCAACGCGTGGAGCAGATCATCGGCGTGATCGACGGCATTGCCTTCCAGACGAACATCCTCGCGCTCAACGCGGCCGTGGAAGCGGCGCGCGCAGGCGATCAGGGCCGTGGCTTCGCCGTCGTGGCGGGCGAGGTGCGCAGCCTCGCGCAGCGCAGCGCGACGGCCGCCAAGGAGATCAAGGATCTGATTGGGCAGTCGGTCGCGCAAGTCTCGGAAGGCACGAGGCTCGTTGACGAAGCGGGTAAAACCATCGACGAGGTGGTGATTTCGGCGCGCCGCGTGGCCGACCTGATGGGCGAAATCGCAGCGGCGTCCGAGGAGCAGCACACCGGCATCGAGCAGGTGAACCGAGCCGTCGCGCAGATGGACGAAGTGACGCAGCAGAACGCGGCGCTCGTGGAAGAAGCATCGGCCGCGGCGCAGTCGATGGCGGCGCAGTCGAATGGCTTGCGGGATGTCGTGACGGTGTTCCGGGTCGACGCGCGGGCTGCGTCGGCGGCTGCGCCCGCGGTTGCAGCGCCTGCTCAAAGCGCGCGTGCTGTGCGCCCCGCTGCAACGCTCAAACGCCCTGCCCCCGCGCGTGCGAAGCCCGTGGAAACCACGCCGGCCCGCAAGGCCGCGAAGGCGGCACCCGTGGCAACGGCCAGCCCCGTGACCACCGCATCTAACGAAGCCGCCGACTGGGAAACGTTCTAA
- a CDS encoding LacI family DNA-binding transcriptional regulator translates to MPTLNEVARRAGVTPATVSNVLRERGRVGEATRQRVLEAIEALGYRPHLSARALAEGRPPTIALMVSSIANPFYPEFALAVENALRRSGRFLIICNTDGDPQTGRAYLEQIAGTLSAGVLVMNANLDFADLRATVRRGAPVVLCMWERPLDPPGLPCVAVDFRRAGELAAQHLLALGHRRVGAIVGSKVSGIHAARYDGFVAAMQAAGLDGAGAPVRYAPDTTQGGYAATSELLARHPDLTAIFATNDLPALGAMQAAADLGLHVPRELSVVGITDIQLARESRPALTTVAVATIEAAELAVELLTELVEAPDSAAGAAARVCVVSAPRLVVRASTAGPREKG, encoded by the coding sequence ATGCCGACCCTGAACGAAGTCGCGCGCCGCGCCGGCGTCACGCCGGCCACCGTCTCGAACGTCTTGCGCGAGCGCGGGCGGGTGGGCGAAGCCACGCGCCAACGTGTGCTCGAAGCGATCGAGGCGCTCGGTTATCGCCCGCATTTGTCGGCGCGCGCGCTCGCCGAAGGGCGGCCGCCGACCATCGCGCTCATGGTGTCGAGCATCGCGAACCCGTTCTACCCGGAGTTCGCGCTCGCCGTGGAAAATGCGCTGCGGCGCAGCGGGCGCTTCCTCATCATCTGCAATACGGACGGCGATCCGCAAACGGGCCGCGCCTACCTCGAACAGATTGCGGGCACGCTCTCGGCGGGCGTGCTCGTGATGAACGCCAATCTCGACTTTGCCGACCTGCGCGCCACCGTGCGGCGCGGCGCGCCGGTCGTGTTGTGCATGTGGGAGCGACCGCTCGATCCGCCCGGCCTGCCGTGCGTGGCCGTGGACTTTCGGCGCGCGGGAGAGCTTGCCGCGCAACATCTGTTAGCGCTCGGGCATCGGCGCGTCGGCGCGATTGTCGGCAGCAAGGTTTCAGGCATACACGCGGCGCGCTATGACGGCTTCGTCGCGGCCATGCAGGCGGCCGGGCTTGACGGTGCAGGCGCGCCCGTGCGTTATGCGCCGGATACGACGCAAGGCGGCTATGCGGCCACGAGCGAGTTGCTGGCGCGGCATCCCGACCTCACCGCAATCTTCGCGACCAACGACCTGCCCGCGCTCGGTGCGATGCAGGCCGCCGCCGATCTCGGGCTTCACGTGCCACGCGAACTCTCCGTGGTTGGCATCACCGATATTCAGCTTGCGCGCGAGTCACGGCCCGCGCTCACGACCGTTGCGGTCGCAACGATCGAGGCGGCGGAGCTGGCCGTTGAGCTGCTGACGGAGTTGGTCGAAGCGCCAGATTCGGCTGCCGGCGCGGCTGCACGCGTGTGTGTGGTCTCGGCGCCGCGGCTGGTCGTGCGGGCTTCGACGGCGGGGCCGCGAGAGAAAGGATAA